cattcaatctggaaaacgaggttgcgtttttttttgctagaaatggtgatctctgatgtaaataccgagtgtctgtttgcttcgcggtgtttgctcctctgcgctctgtttagcttcctcattccatagtgaaatcacacgcctgtatgcaggttaagtagccatgcgctcaactcggatcatgcagctgattcgcggaaaaaaaaaaacaaatgcttaaatcttcatgtgaatggcccatatggtaatttacccacaccccccagcaggttacagtcctgacaaaaatgagacaatttgcaacaaaaaatgtatgcttttccaacaaaacaatctattatctgaaatactgattgcattcttcaagatctcaacttgcacatgatggaaaaaaacaaaaatcacaaatttcgaaaaaaaaatgcttcttttgcgattatctcggattcgtttcggccgacatgtgtccctggattctgtgatctgccacatataagAGGCCCAGCAGCTCCATTCTGAGGTACATTGTTCAGTAAATTCACATTTAGAGGAACAGTCTGATGTACATTCACATTCTGCAATACTTTGCTACAAATGAAGATAAGCTGCATGTCATTAATTCAGCTCTCTCTGTTAAGCTGTGTTGTACATGCAAACACaagtaaaagaagaaaaaagactgCATTCTGTAATAACTTTCACGCACATAGCTGTACTTTATGCAAACAAATTCCTCATGATACCTGAAATACACACATCGTATTCTGTACTTCTGATGAAAACTGTGGTCAGTTTCTGAAAGCACAGAGGACTGAAACACTGTCACACACCTGATCATGAGAATTTATCAGTTTCTAAGGCGATATGAGAAAGAGCTATGTGGAAatagaagacagaaaaaaaagaacagaaagagACCTATACAGTACATCACCATCACATCATATTCACTGTATACAGTGTTTGATAAAATCATGAGTTTGCCAATATGAAGTTGATTCCTTGCAGTGGACAAATGAGAACATGCGTTTCAGGGGTTAATGGAGTTCATCACTGCTGAGATATTAAAGCAGTAAGGTCTCTGTCATCTGGTGCCAGCTTATGCAAAGGGTTTGGTGTTTCCTCTTCACCAGAACTGAGAGCCTGCATGTTATGGATGTTGTTGCTGATGGAAAATAAAGCCCTGAAGGCAAAGGGATGGGTGGGGTTGATGAAGGAGGACAGAGATATAATGACATATCTGTCCAGTTCAGGAGCAGAAGGTGAGAAGAAGACAAACGAACACACATTAACACACATCCTGGGAGGATTTGTATTCACTGCTCCAGCAAAGTCCATCAGAAACATTACAGGTATGGATATCTTATCATTTTTTTATGTGTGTATAGTTTAGTAAGAATCAAATAGTACCATTAATATCGATATAATATCAGAGGTACAATACTCTCTAACTATAACACATATCATAAGAAATAATGTGTAGTCTATACAAATAAGCGAAGTGTTGTTTGAAATCATTACGTTTCTTACCAAAATGGATCAGCTTATTTCAATTGCACGGCTTTTCTCGAGAGAGTTTGCGAAGAACAGctgtttttgggttttgttttcatgccagcATGAGTGGGTGTTGCGATTTTGTTTGAGTCCAAGCCTATCTGCACAATTTTGCTATTTCCATGGTCAGAAATGAAGGCATTGTAAGAGTGGACCATGGGGTGTGCCGTTCGATATTCACAGGCGCAGAGGCATCGGTAATTCTCATCCATAGATTGCAGAGTGTTTATCTTCACCCCTCTAATAAAAGTTCAGTCTTTCTCTGACTCTAACCATAATATTTAGATAAAACTCTCCAGGATTGGGATATAGAgacgtttgtttaaaaaaaaaatagctttgcTCGAGATTGTGTGTTTTACTGTCACGTCAGGACCAGAATCAGCATCAGACTCAACTTCCCAGAACACActgcagcctacaaacatggcctCCAGGAACATCTCGACCACGTCACATACTGCTCACCTCCACCTGGACTCGGTCACACACAGACaggttcacacactcacatcaacTCTCGTTGAGGATTTTCAGAAGCCATACTCAATGTAAAGTACGCTCCAGTGTCTATTAGCTTGACATATCAAACCTTCATTTATCCCTTAAACCTTTATTTGTTTCTCTGGTTTTTGCCCTGTTTTGCTGATTGCTTCATTTTCCACCTGTTTTGCGGCTCATAAAATCATCAATGTTTTTGCTGAAGGCGACTAAAAACAGTCTTTAAACTGTAATAGACTTTTAGCTTATGTACTGAACTACAAGTGAACGAAATCTCAGTGAATTTGAATGAAGACTACATGAGTTTTGTTGTTGAATTTGAATGAAGACCACAACTTCCAAAGAAACTTCACTTTCTTACATAAAGCAGTGTattagcagggatgagagttttccgcttttctgcggatttccgctttttctgagtaaaaaaacgacctttttatattatgccaaatctgttgagaatttttttttaattaatttcggggggttggggtatgttcctttatgctgttcaaactttattaactccaacgatgtttacacattatttgtaagttgccatctttagtctcttttaatctcgttgaatatgatgtaaaatttgtgttatctacagtgttattggtcaaaacatcgatgtcgagaccataatagccaatcaaaacagtttcgacaaagacacccacatctgctttCTTTAAtcaaaacttgcacatgttcgtgagctgcatattagggctgcacaattaatcgaatttaatcgaaaatcgcaattttggctgccacgattaaattaaatgaaaatcgcgatttatttccatttaaaatgtgagctctgctgcatatctgatcaagcactttttgaccagtgctccgccaaaccattaggaggcgaaccgacgcatgtaaggtttcattactctgcCTAAATAGCAAGCaaaccaagtgcgcagagcttcagtgcagcagtatccagtgttgccagattgggtggttttaagtgcattttggcggatttgaacatattttgggctggaaaacgtcagcagtgtctggcaacactggcggtatcttcttcaaggggtgatagagtgagagtaggtaacagattgagagtATTTAgctctggaggcaatgttgtgacctgccttcgctcatgtttaaagccagagcatgttgataggctggtctttctagctaaaaacttgtaggcctcagtataatgctatgtaattgttgcaattgagttttcagttccttcatcctttggtaatttcttggataaatttcatttatttgtcatttggaaatcagaatttctcttttaaatttcattctgcactgaaagctgttcatattgtttgtttgaatatagtgaaataaaatttaagtgatttccctaacatcaagtataatcgtgattaataatcgtgattacaattttgatcaagataatcgtgattatcattttttccataattgtgcagccctactgcatatcaaaaatacgcTCCTCTAATCAGCGTGTTTTCTCAAGATGTCGAATACTATTGACAAGCTagatgaagcgaaggtacgtgaaattgatgttggtataaaaaacaagtttagcaaagcaaaaggaaagcaagagaggagtgtgagagagagcagaagagagctaggttagagcatgtaaaaacacaggaggtgctggctaatgaaagaaaaaggaaaaaagagaggactgataagcttttggctttggccatgaagctgaagtctaaatgatcaaatgaaaatttgtttcaaaaataactgggaacagtaaataacttttaactgtaaaaagtgtaaatagacattttccttttgaagaaaacatacaagtgatgtggacaataagaaagacagtccccataaaatatgcatttgtttgattcaatacattgaatatatgatcatttgaattatagctgacagtgttgataacgatataactttaaagtttaaatagacattgtgaagaaatcatatacaagtaatgtggacattaggagAAGGTTAGTTTACATAAGAtattaatgtttttatttaattcaatatattgaatgtatgaaaatttgaattattaatggaactgtaaataactatgaattttaattgacattttttagaaaaacaagtgatgttgacaatgTGTAATAACCAGTCCctataaaatgtaaatattattttgaattaatgcaatacatatattgattttgatacatattgttctatataatagtgtttttatttcaataagtattaaaataggcatcaggtgttttaattaactacagctcagattgcaggaaatagggtgtgtaaggtctcattttcaaaaaaaaaaaattccccgggGGGTGTCCCCCTGGACCCCCCTtattacagattttctgcttttttcatcaggacccGCTCTCATCCCTGATTAGGTGGGTCAGGATCTCAAAAATTAAGGTTATGACAATAAATCCTTATTTTTATTCTACAGGCCACAACTTTTGTCTGAATTTCAGTGAAAAACAAACGACACAATTATGTTGATGATTGCAAGTTTCAAATGAccagtgttttatttctcaactTATAAACTTGATCTTGGTGTCATTTTAAAGGGTTTTTCAAGCTCTTTCTGTCTGTTTTAGTGTTTAACCATATCAGAAGTTCTGCTCAGCTGTGACTGCTTTAATACAAACCTGAAGTGAGAATATGTGGTGTTTTGGAAACATGGACTTCATATGAATGTAATTTTAGTGCGTCTCCTTGTTTTACTGAAAGGTCTCCAAAGCACGATTATAACAGTAAAGATTTTTGGTACGATTTAAAGATGTTTTATCATTGACTGACTGTGCAGAGCtggaaagactttttttttttatttattttttcatttattttccatttcAGTTGTTTTGCTCGATCATAGTCAGCATGATTACTATGGTATGGTATATGGTTACTATGGATACCGTTCAGTCTCAGTGTTGTTGTCCTTAGTGACTCTGAACAGTCTGAGAGCCTCAGAAACATGTTACAATTATACAGCAGGCTGCACCCATGGTGTCTGACAGTCTTTCTGACGCAGCCTGCACAAACTCACACACTTCAGTTTTTGAACATGTGAGGAACAAATAACTAATAAAAGTATGTCTTTTTAATAAAAAATCCTATATGGAGAAAAAATAATTAGTGTGATTGCTGCACAAAGCAGCATTAAGCATGTCAACTAAAagcacttcaactcaatggccggcagcacggtggtgtagtggttagcgctgtcgcctcacagcaagaaggtcctgggtttgagccccggggccggcgagggcctttctgtgcggagtttgcatgttctccccgtgtccgcgtgggtttcctccgggtgctccggtttcccccacagtccaaagacatgcaggttaggttaactggtgactctaaattgaccgtaggtgtgaatgtgagtgtgaatggttgtctgtgtctatgtgtcagccctgtgatgacctggcgacttgtccagggtgtaccccgcctttcgcccgtagtcagctaggataggctccagcttgcctgcgaccctgtagaaggataaagcggctagagataatgagatgagatgagatgaatgaactcaatggccacttttatTAGGAATGTGTGTGCTCACGCATATACACACACCACATTAACCGTTAACATAttagccttagcatgttagcatgctaacagttagcatattaACAGATAGCATATTAGCCATAATAAGTTTGCCTTAACATATTAGCATGCtacctgttagcatgctagccatTAACATAGTaactgttaacatgctaacagttaacatgttaatctcatctcattatctctagctgctttatcctgttcatgcTAGCTTTTAACATGATggatgttagcatgttagccgtttgcatattAGCATACTAGCTGTTAACATGCTAGCAGGTAGTATTCCAACATGCTAGCAGTTTgcatcttaggctacatccacacgacaatggcaacgagatgttatttaaaaatatatcgcatccaaatgggcaacaatcagtaaaatatcaggtccatatggcaacgcaatgcttgctgaaaacgatgcaatacacatgccacacctctaggggcgctgtaagacggtcccttcggagacaccagaacaatagaagaagtaaggacgcatgcgcataaaatattatgcgcgagacttcatattagccacaaagtcaggaaaatctgcttgtaaaattacattataatgaccaaatacaatgaaaagtatttttccagtctcacctgtgaaaggtaatcccatgtgatctcgtttggacagcaaacctgttggtaaagttaaatgcagctaatctttattctccactttgacctctccaaaatggcggcgaggatgacttatgattctacgcggaaggcggcgtctttaatggtccggaataaattgaatgatacacgttgatggattaatttgctgtttctcacctgtgaaaggtaatcccatatgatctcgtttggacggtaaacctgttggtacagttaaacgcagctaatctttattctccgctttgacctctccaatatggcggcgaggatgacgtatgattctatgcggaaggcagcgtctttaatggtccggaataaattggattaatttgctcctctacgccctttttgaggaatgtattgtcggacttaaatcaacatctgaagaggtgagatcgctccttttttcccctatttttgctggcgggattgcaccattacacaaatattcacagtgaaaatattttgtaagcgcgtttcatgaaccaagttataggatttgttgacaactcgcatcgcaatgagaagatcattggcactactggtgttaagaatcagaccatttcataaatgaatattttgctgtagagctgcagtgtttgtacaattgcatgtttttgcttcactgtcactattctgcttcttgcattactactgtgaacgaacactgaacataataataataatatccaagctcgtgtttcactctcactagtgctctgtaaggctttttcctggtgatattcgttacacttctacccggcgtgaagcactcacagtcatgtggttgtgacgtcatcgtaaacaaatccgttctactcatccaaacgacttcacaacggcaacgttgccagatctttccactctggaacccgttctcaaaaagattgcgttttgggcactcaaaaggccggtgctgtgtggacgccaggcctaaacgataagcaattgtatcggagtcacctgaatccgttgccgtgtggacagggccttagtattCTCACATtagcatgttaccaattaacatgttagcatgctagatgTTAATGCTTTGCTgcattggtgcaatgatgctgtgAGCTCAGCCATTTAAAGCATAGATTTTAGACTGTGAGGTctcgtgtctgatccagtttctgttggtgaccctctgctacagctgagcaaacacactttgcattttctctgtagaaatgcagtctagtttgaaTACTTCAATCTTTGCTTTTTCTCAACCCCCCAAATATCTCCAGCAATCATGGAAGCaccctgagttttttttttttaagtcagacAAGGAGAAAAGTGGCTTTTGTATGGATATTTAATGAATAATCATGCAGAAATAATTGCGTTAAAATGAAATGcatacattttgatttttttcaaaataaattgaTGAGCTTTTCACATCAACTCACTAATTTTTATTGACATTGTTGGTGTGAGTGATGTTTCATGTGTCTTAATTTAATACGTAATAATGATTTACACATGTAACtacatttatttacttacttacttacaggCATGAATCCTGAATGGGTTTTTGTTCTCCTATTCTTCTCAGGTCAGTGTTGTGTGCACTATaaacagtgtgtgtttgtgtgtttaccGTATTAGAGAATCACTACTGACAGTCTGGTTTCCTTTAGTTCTTAAGACAATGTTGTGCATAAAGCTGTTGAATCACATACCAACACTGTGTGTTTCATCTAGATCCAATTATATTCATGTGTGATTATgatttaatgtgtgttttatttatgAGAATCGAAATGCACGTTTCTGGCATTTGTGCTTTTGTTCTTTCATGATACACCATCAGTaatgttaatttttttaaatattatatcCATTTTATGTTGTACACAGTAGTGTGTGGTATCGGGGCAGATGTTCCTCACCGCTATCACTTTGTGAATGAGAATAAAACCTGGAGTGAAGCTCAGACTTACTGCAGAGAGAAATACACTGATTTGGCCTCCATCAACAACATGGAAGAGATGATGAAGCTGAATCACACACTGAAGAAGGAAACTCCAAAGCAAGCTTGGATCGGTCTACAGAGAGAGGGCACTGGGAAATGGCAGTGGTCTCTGGCAAACCAAACTTTCTACAGAGATGGAGACACTTACAGAAACTGGGAGAATGGACAACCAAACAACGCAGGGGGAAATCAGTTCTGTGTTTGCATGAACAAAAACAGCAACAAGTGGAATGATCGCAACTGTAGCGAGACATTTCTTTTTGTGTGTTATGAAGGTAAGAACTTTCAAATAGATGTGAATGAAGGGGGGGATCAATGGCTTTAcagtaatatatatttttttgatttCCTTTCCTTGTTATTTTTCATCTGATGGCAGAAAAGGCAGAAATCTGATTATTCATGATGTAAATTAAATGTCTTTCAGAAAATAACACAAACACTGATAGATACATATTGATTAATGAGAAAAAGACCTGGCATGATGCTCAGACCTACTGCCGAGAGAAACACACCGACCTGGTCAGTGTGAGGAACCAAACTGAGAATGAGGAGATCAGGGGAAAGATTCAAAGTTCAGGAAATCTTATTTGGATTGGTCTGTTTCATAACTCCTGGAAATGGTCAGATCAGAGTAATTCCTCATTCAGATACTGGAGCTCTAACAAACCCAGTGGAGGTTTGAACTGTGCTGCAGTGTCTGTGTCTGAGCCACACGACTGGAGTGATGTGAGCTGCACAGAAAAACTCCCATTCATCTGTCATGAGAGTGAGTTACATTACACTTATTCAACATGTCTATTTATCTATTAGGACACAGGATGAACTGAAACCTTTTTAGGGatgttaaatatatataaaacactgaCTGAAGAATTTCACACTGTATATTATCGACTGTGAAGATGTTGGAATGCATAtttttattatgatttttttttcttccctagaATTTCCAGAAAATCTCATCCTGGTTAAGCAGAATCTGACCTGGAAAAAAGCTCTGAGATACTGCAGAAACCATCATCATGACCTGGTCTCAGTGCACACTGAAGAGACGCAGCACTGGGTGAAGGAAGTGGCTCAAAACGCCTCCACTGAACACGTGTGGCTCGGCCTGCGTCACACCTGCGCTCTGGGCTTCTGGTACTGGGTGACTGGAGAGATGATCTGCTACCAGGACTGGGCTCCGGGGAATGGGACAGGGTTCGAAGACTGCAGCCATGAGGAGAGAACCGGAGCAGTGCAGTCTGGAGGAGAGCAGCAGTGGATCAGCCTGCCTCAGAGCGACACACTCAACTTCATCTGCTCGACGACGTATTAAGGTTAGTCTCAGtgtgctgtttgttgttgttattgatgATGTCATGGACATTTTCGacatgatatacaaccccgattccaaaaaagttgggacaaagtacaaattgtaaataaaaacagaatgcaatgatgtggaagtttcaaaattccatattttattcagaatagaacatagatgacatatcaaatgtttaaactgagaaaatgtatcatttaaagagaaaaattaggtgattttaaatttcatgacaacaacacatctcaaaaaagttgggacaaggccatgtttaccactgtgagacatccccttttctctttacaacagtctgtaaacgtctggggactgaggagacaagttgctcaagtttagggataggaatgttaacccgttcttgtctaatgtaggattctagttgctcaactgtcttaggtcttttttgtcgtatcttccgttttatgatgcgccaaatgttttctatgggtgaaagacttggactgcaggctggccagttcagtacccggacccttcttctacgcagccatgatgctgtaattgatgcagtatgtggtttgaattgtcatgttggaaaatgcaaggtcttccctgaaagaaacgtcgtctggatgggagcatatgttgctctagaacctggatatacctttcagcattgatggtgtctttgcagatgtgtaagctgcccgtgccacatgcactaatgcaaccccataccatcagagatgcaggcttctgaactgagcgctgataacaacttgggtcgtccttctcctctttagtccgaatgacacggcgtccctgatttccataaagaacttcaaattttgattcatctgaccacagaacagttttccactttgccacagtccattttaaatgagccttggcccagagaagacgtctgcgcttctggatcatgtttacatacggcttcttctttgaactatagagttttagctggcaacggtggatggcacggtgaattgtgttcacagataatgttctctggaaatattcctgaacccattttgtgatttccaa
The DNA window shown above is from Neoarius graeffei isolate fNeoGra1 chromosome 18, fNeoGra1.pri, whole genome shotgun sequence and carries:
- the LOC132866615 gene encoding macrophage mannose receptor 1-like, which translates into the protein MNPEWVFVLLFFSVVCGIGADVPHRYHFVNENKTWSEAQTYCREKYTDLASINNMEEMMKLNHTLKKETPKQAWIGLQREGTGKWQWSLANQTFYRDGDTYRNWENGQPNNAGGNQFCVCMNKNSNKWNDRNCSETFLFVCYEENNTNTDRYILINEKKTWHDAQTYCREKHTDLVSVRNQTENEEIRGKIQSSGNLIWIGLFHNSWKWSDQSNSSFRYWSSNKPSGGLNCAAVSVSEPHDWSDVSCTEKLPFICHEKFPENLILVKQNLTWKKALRYCRNHHHDLVSVHTEETQHWVKEVAQNASTEHVWLGLRHTCALGFWYWVTGEMICYQDWAPGNGTGFEDCSHEERTGAVQSGGEQQWISLPQSDTLNFICSTTY